A section of the Cervus canadensis isolate Bull #8, Minnesota chromosome 8, ASM1932006v1, whole genome shotgun sequence genome encodes:
- the LOC122445995 gene encoding MOB kinase activator 3B-like, with the protein MSIALKQVFNKDKTFRPKRKFEPGTQRFELHKRAQASLNSGVDLKAAVQLPSGEDQNDWVAVHVVDFFNRINLIYGTICEFCTERTCPVMSRGPKYEYRWQDDLKYKKPTALPAPQYMNLLMDWIEVQINNEDIFPTCVGINSWLFY; encoded by the coding sequence ATGTCCATAGCCTTGAAGCAGGTGTTCAACAAGGACAAGACCTTCCGGCCCAAGAGGAAATTTGAACCTGGCACGCAGAGGTTCGAGCTCCACAAACGGGCTCAGGCCTCCCTCAACTCGGGCGTGGACCTGAAGGCGGCCGTGCAGCTGCCGAGCGGGGAGGACCAGAACGACTGGGTGGCGGTGCACGTGGTGGACTTCTTCAATCGCATCAACCTCATCTACGGTACCATCTGTGAGTTCTGCACCGAACGGACCTGCCCTGTGATGTCAAGGGGCCCCAAATACGAATACCGGTGGCAGGATGACCTCAAGTACAAGAAGCCGACTGCCCTGCCGGCCCCCCAGTACATGAACCTTCTCATGGATTGGATCGAGGTCCAGATCAACAATGAAGACATCTTTCCAACGTGTGTGGGTATTAATTCCTGGCTGTTCTATTAA